Proteins encoded together in one Neobacillus sp. FSL H8-0543 window:
- a CDS encoding 3D domain-containing protein, with protein MQILRRMTFMILTIMLCVSGTVVAFAQSNGETLHNVEQELNQKVKEKQAVSKEIENVQKEMNSLYSYIEQNKIELAQTQKRMQDINEIIEKKKEEIVVLQDKIYQRKDVMGARLQAMQQDDNLGVIVNVFLESKSLDDFIQRASAVTALLSADQNILGAQEDDLQQIEEDKKEIDRQEQILAEEQAVLAKQQQELDGNLQKRQEALTAMQEKYSQIDKEMAGIQTQLKEAQAKIQKEQEEARARTASATAVKPMSTPDAAIKGEEMYVTATAYSYQSAGDITAMGYNIRKNPNIKLIAVDPSIIPLGSRVWVEGYGEAIAGDTGGAIKGHKIDVVMPNNSAAIQWGRKTVKIIVLD; from the coding sequence ATGCAAATTTTAAGGCGTATGACTTTCATGATTCTAACTATCATGTTGTGTGTTTCTGGTACTGTGGTGGCTTTTGCGCAGTCAAATGGTGAGACATTACATAATGTTGAGCAGGAGCTCAATCAAAAGGTGAAAGAGAAACAGGCTGTTTCGAAAGAAATCGAAAATGTTCAAAAAGAAATGAATTCATTATATAGCTATATTGAACAGAACAAAATTGAATTAGCGCAGACCCAAAAGAGAATGCAGGACATCAATGAAATCATTGAGAAGAAAAAAGAAGAAATTGTCGTTTTGCAAGATAAAATCTATCAGCGTAAAGATGTTATGGGCGCGCGGCTTCAAGCGATGCAGCAGGATGATAATCTAGGAGTTATTGTTAACGTTTTCTTGGAATCAAAAAGTCTTGATGATTTTATTCAACGTGCAAGTGCCGTGACGGCTCTTCTTAGTGCAGACCAAAATATTTTAGGAGCGCAAGAGGACGATCTACAGCAAATTGAAGAGGATAAAAAAGAGATTGATAGACAGGAACAAATTTTAGCAGAAGAACAAGCAGTTCTTGCAAAACAGCAGCAAGAGCTTGATGGAAACCTTCAAAAAAGACAAGAAGCACTCACTGCTATGCAAGAAAAATATAGCCAGATCGATAAGGAAATGGCAGGCATACAAACACAATTAAAAGAAGCGCAAGCGAAGATTCAAAAAGAACAAGAAGAAGCAAGAGCACGTACAGCATCTGCAACAGCAGTAAAGCCAATGAGCACACCCGATGCTGCAATAAAGGGTGAAGAGATGTACGTCACTGCAACCGCATATAGTTACCAATCTGCCGGTGATATCACAGCAATGGGCTATAATATCAGAAAAAATCCTAATATAAAATTAATCGCCGTCGATCCATCCATCATCCCGTTAGGAAGCAGAGTTTGGGTAGAAGGATATGGCGAGGCGATTGCAGGCGATACAGGCGGCGCAATCAAAGGCCATAAAATTGACGTAGTTATGCCAAACAACTCCGCAGCAATTCAATGGGGCAGAAAAACCGTTAAAATTATTGTCTTAGACTAG